The Pseudomonadota bacterium genome contains a region encoding:
- a CDS encoding magnesium chelatase subunit H — protein sequence MRKHSSVAERHYRVTIVSLDGHLAGAAERAFAGLRKDLPNLTATLHCAGEWKSDPQRLEDCRADIAQADIVIACMLFLDEHIQQIAPALKARRDQCDAMVCFMSDGEIMKLTRIGQFKMDGSTSGPMALLKRLRGSKKAQKSNGAKQVAMLQRLPRILRFIPGTAQDVRAYFLTMQYWLAGSEQNIANMVRYLTLRYADVAGKPARCESGVPLPVDYPQVGIYHPCIKQGVSESLDDLPAEKGVRGTVGLLVMRAYVLAGNCRHYDQVIRAMEAQGLRVIPVFASGLDARPAIEQYFVHENEAVVDAVVSLTGFSLVGGPAYNDSAAAEDMLARLDVPYLAAHCSEFQSLEEWEDSSRGLLPVETTLMVAIPELDGAIAPTLFAGRSNTNDDAGRDMLPHTERIDTLVARTCKLIDLRRTSRADRTLGVLLFNFPPNAGATGSAAFLAVFESLYNTLHTLADAGYTVELPESVDALREAILTGNAADYGTDANVLAHIPVDDYVRRERWLADIEACWGPAPGKHLSNGDGLFVLGKQFGNVHVVVQPSFGYEGDPMRLLFEQGHAPTHAFSAFYRYLREDLAVDAMLNFGTHGALEFMPGKQVGMSDACWPERLLGDVPNFYLYAANNPSEGVLAKRRSAATLISYLTPAITEAGLHRELSDLQEAIDRWREQPPEAQSERDALASTIQAQAIDLELTAPEPVWDGDADLHIMTLMARLNEFRETLIPHGMHVVGEPLTRDVRRDLLKAMEGGDTLPAKALDALVDGGAVEEVCRDSQLNQDAVTRLGQAATLLSEEHRYETDAIVQALDGRYIRPVVGGDLIKSPDILPTGRNIHGFDPFRIPSSFAVSDGARQAQLLLDKHLETSGTLPESVAFVLWGTDNLKSQGGPIGQVLALLGAQPRYDSYGRLCGAELIPLETLGRPRIDVVMTLSGIFRDLLPHQIAMLAEAAFLAASVDEPAEQNFVRKHALAYMQSCDCDLETAAMRVFSNAEGAYGGNVNHLVENSHWQDEDELANTYMRRKCFGYTRDGLPQRQPELLSRSLQDVDLAYQNIESVELGVTSIDNYFDTLGGITKAAQQVSGKQIEVYIGDQTDGREQVRTLADQVALEAHSRMLNPTWYEGMLRHGFEGVRQIENHVTNTMGLSATTGKVAPWVYEKLTQLYILDPEMRDRMAELNPTASARVVGRLLEAQERNYWSPDEETLEQIRDVGDELDDRLEGIKEVVAA from the coding sequence ATGCGAAAGCATTCTTCAGTCGCTGAGCGCCACTATCGGGTGACGATTGTCAGTCTTGACGGCCACCTGGCCGGCGCCGCTGAACGCGCGTTTGCTGGGTTGCGTAAAGATCTGCCGAATCTTACCGCCACGCTGCACTGTGCGGGCGAGTGGAAGAGTGACCCGCAGCGCCTTGAAGACTGTCGCGCTGATATTGCACAGGCAGACATTGTCATTGCCTGTATGCTCTTCCTCGATGAGCATATTCAGCAGATCGCACCCGCGCTAAAGGCGCGCCGCGATCAGTGCGACGCCATGGTGTGTTTCATGAGCGATGGCGAGATCATGAAGCTTACCCGCATTGGTCAGTTCAAGATGGACGGTTCAACAAGTGGGCCGATGGCGTTGCTCAAGCGATTGCGTGGCAGTAAGAAAGCGCAAAAGAGCAACGGCGCTAAACAGGTGGCGATGCTGCAACGATTGCCACGTATTTTGCGTTTTATTCCCGGCACAGCACAGGATGTGCGCGCGTACTTTCTGACCATGCAGTACTGGCTGGCGGGTTCCGAGCAGAACATCGCCAACATGGTGCGTTATTTAACCCTGCGTTACGCCGATGTCGCCGGCAAGCCCGCGCGTTGCGAGTCGGGCGTACCGCTGCCGGTGGACTACCCGCAGGTGGGTATCTATCACCCGTGCATCAAGCAAGGTGTGAGTGAGTCACTCGACGACCTGCCCGCGGAGAAGGGGGTTCGCGGTACGGTAGGCCTGCTTGTGATGCGGGCATACGTTCTGGCGGGCAACTGCCGTCATTATGATCAAGTTATCCGTGCCATGGAGGCACAGGGGTTACGAGTGATTCCGGTGTTTGCGAGTGGTCTTGATGCGCGCCCGGCGATTGAGCAGTACTTTGTGCATGAGAACGAGGCGGTTGTCGACGCGGTAGTGTCGCTAACCGGGTTCTCGTTGGTGGGTGGCCCCGCTTACAACGATTCGGCGGCGGCTGAGGATATGCTGGCACGTCTCGATGTGCCCTATCTTGCCGCGCACTGTAGTGAGTTTCAGTCGCTGGAAGAGTGGGAAGACTCTTCGCGCGGTCTGCTGCCAGTGGAAACCACCCTCATGGTCGCGATACCGGAGCTCGACGGTGCCATTGCGCCAACGCTGTTCGCCGGTCGCTCAAACACCAATGACGATGCAGGTCGCGACATGCTGCCGCATACCGAGCGCATCGATACGTTAGTCGCTCGAACTTGCAAGCTCATTGATCTACGCCGAACGTCTCGCGCCGATCGCACGCTTGGTGTCTTGCTTTTCAACTTTCCACCTAATGCAGGGGCTACCGGGTCTGCGGCCTTTTTGGCGGTCTTTGAGTCGCTGTACAACACGCTTCACACGCTGGCGGACGCCGGCTATACCGTTGAGCTTCCGGAGAGCGTAGATGCGTTGCGAGAGGCGATACTTACCGGTAATGCGGCCGATTACGGAACCGACGCGAATGTGCTCGCGCATATTCCTGTGGATGATTACGTACGACGCGAGCGATGGCTGGCCGATATCGAAGCGTGTTGGGGTCCGGCGCCGGGTAAGCACTTATCAAACGGCGACGGCTTATTTGTTCTTGGCAAGCAGTTTGGCAATGTGCATGTGGTGGTGCAACCGTCGTTCGGCTACGAGGGTGATCCGATGCGTTTGTTGTTTGAGCAGGGTCACGCTCCGACACACGCGTTCAGCGCATTTTATCGCTACCTTCGTGAAGACCTTGCGGTCGATGCGATGCTCAATTTCGGCACGCACGGCGCGCTTGAGTTTATGCCGGGTAAGCAAGTTGGCATGAGCGACGCGTGCTGGCCTGAGCGACTGCTCGGCGACGTGCCCAACTTTTATCTGTATGCCGCCAATAATCCTTCCGAAGGCGTGTTGGCCAAACGGCGCTCGGCCGCGACGCTGATCAGCTATCTGACGCCAGCTATTACTGAGGCAGGCCTCCATCGTGAACTCAGTGATTTGCAAGAAGCGATCGATCGCTGGCGTGAGCAACCGCCCGAAGCGCAGTCCGAGCGCGATGCGCTCGCATCGACGATTCAAGCACAGGCGATCGACCTTGAGTTGACCGCGCCTGAGCCAGTCTGGGACGGCGACGCCGACCTGCACATTATGACACTCATGGCGCGGCTTAATGAGTTTCGCGAGACGCTGATTCCTCACGGCATGCACGTTGTGGGTGAGCCGTTGACGCGCGATGTTCGTCGCGACTTGCTCAAGGCGATGGAGGGGGGAGACACACTACCGGCAAAGGCGCTCGACGCGCTGGTCGATGGTGGCGCAGTGGAAGAAGTATGCCGTGATAGCCAACTCAATCAGGATGCCGTCACGCGCCTGGGCCAGGCAGCAACGCTATTGAGCGAGGAACATCGTTATGAGACCGACGCGATTGTGCAGGCCTTGGATGGTCGCTATATCCGACCGGTAGTGGGTGGTGACCTCATCAAGTCGCCGGACATCTTGCCGACGGGCCGAAACATTCACGGCTTTGATCCATTCCGAATTCCAAGTAGCTTCGCCGTGAGCGACGGCGCGCGACAAGCACAACTGTTGCTCGACAAGCATCTCGAGACGTCAGGAACCCTGCCGGAATCTGTCGCGTTTGTCTTGTGGGGCACGGACAACCTTAAAAGCCAAGGTGGTCCAATCGGACAAGTGCTGGCACTACTTGGCGCGCAACCGCGCTACGACAGTTACGGTCGACTTTGTGGTGCTGAACTCATTCCGCTTGAAACACTGGGTCGTCCACGAATCGACGTGGTGATGACCCTGTCCGGCATCTTTCGCGATCTGCTGCCGCACCAAATCGCAATGTTGGCTGAAGCGGCGTTTTTAGCCGCCAGTGTCGACGAGCCTGCAGAACAAAATTTTGTGCGTAAGCATGCGCTTGCCTATATGCAAAGCTGCGATTGCGATCTTGAAACGGCCGCCATGCGCGTGTTCAGCAATGCGGAAGGAGCGTATGGCGGGAACGTCAATCATTTGGTCGAAAACAGTCACTGGCAGGACGAAGACGAGCTTGCCAACACCTACATGCGCCGCAAGTGTTTTGGCTACACACGAGACGGTCTCCCTCAGCGTCAGCCAGAATTACTGAGCCGTTCGCTGCAGGATGTCGATCTTGCGTACCAGAATATCGAATCGGTGGAACTCGGCGTGACGTCGATCGACAACTACTTCGATACGCTGGGCGGCATCACAAAGGCGGCGCAGCAGGTGAGTGGCAAACAAATTGAAGTGTATATCGGCGATCAAACCGATGGTCGAGAACAAGTGCGCACGTTGGCTGACCAGGTCGCGCTCGAGGCGCACTCGCGCATGCTGAACCCCACGTGGTACGAGGGCATGCTGCGACACGGTTTTGAAGGCGTGCGCCAAATCGAGAATCATGTGACGAACACCATGGGCCTGTCGGCGACAACCGGCAAGGTGGCGCCATGGGTGTACGAAAAACTCACGCAACTTTACATTCTCGATCCCGAGATGCGCGATCGCATGGCCGAGCTCAATCCCACCGCATCGGCGCGTGTGGTTGGACGCTTACTGGAAGCGCAAGAACGAAATTATTGGAGCCCCGACGAGGAGACGCTGGAGCAGATCCGCGACGTGGGTGATGAATTGGACGATCGACTTGAAGGCATAAAAGAGGTAGTAGCGGCATGA
- the bchL gene encoding ferredoxin:protochlorophyllide reductase (ATP-dependent) iron-sulfur ATP-binding protein: MTQTQFPIPVKVVPKVPDGEGSVQVALDPNDKISGAKVFAVYGKGGIGKSTTSSNLSAAFSKLGKRVLQIGCDPKHDSTFTLTKRLMPTVIDVLESVEFHPEELRTDDFVYEGYNGVMCVEAGGPPAGTGCGGYVVGQTVKLLKQHHLLDDTDVVIFDVLGDVVCGGFAAPLQHADRALVVTANDFDSIFAMNRIVAAIKAKAKNYKVRLGGVIANRSADTDQIDGFNEAIGLSRLAHFPDLDVIRRSRLKKSTLFEMDDAPGLEEVQNEYLRLAQVLWDGTDPLMASPMADREIFDFLGFD, translated from the coding sequence ATGACGCAAACTCAGTTTCCCATCCCAGTAAAGGTAGTACCCAAAGTGCCCGACGGTGAGGGTAGCGTGCAGGTCGCGCTAGACCCAAACGATAAGATTTCTGGCGCCAAGGTGTTCGCGGTTTACGGCAAAGGGGGTATCGGCAAGAGCACCACATCATCAAATTTGTCGGCGGCGTTCTCGAAGCTTGGAAAGCGCGTGTTGCAGATCGGTTGCGATCCAAAACACGACTCGACGTTTACGCTCACCAAGCGACTCATGCCAACGGTGATCGATGTGCTCGAATCGGTCGAATTCCATCCGGAGGAACTGCGCACCGATGATTTCGTGTATGAGGGTTACAACGGTGTCATGTGCGTCGAAGCCGGCGGCCCGCCTGCGGGTACGGGCTGTGGCGGTTATGTTGTGGGCCAAACGGTCAAGCTGCTGAAACAGCACCACTTACTTGACGATACGGATGTGGTTATTTTCGATGTGTTGGGTGATGTGGTGTGCGGCGGGTTCGCGGCACCCTTGCAGCACGCGGACCGCGCTTTAGTCGTGACGGCCAATGACTTTGATTCGATTTTCGCTATGAATCGCATTGTCGCTGCGATCAAGGCCAAGGCCAAAAATTACAAAGTGCGACTGGGCGGCGTAATTGCGAATCGCAGTGCGGACACGGATCAAATTGATGGCTTTAACGAAGCGATCGGCTTAAGTCGGCTCGCGCACTTTCCGGATCTCGATGTTATTCGACGCAGCCGCTTGAAAAAGTCGACCTTGTTTGAAATGGACGATGCACCGGGCCTCGAAGAGGTGCAGAACGAGTATCTTCGTCTTGCTCAAGTGCTGTGGGATGGGACTGATCCGCTGATGGCGTCACCCATGGCGGATCGCGAGATATTCGATTTCTTGGGTTTTGACTGA
- the bchM gene encoding magnesium protoporphyrin IX methyltransferase: protein MHSNTYQHRRQKLTTYFDQTAADAWSQLTSDAPVGRVRATVRAGRDAMRAQLLSWLPASLQGVRLLDAGCGTGALAIDAAMRGAHVLAVDVSSTLVDVAARRTDAQLLERIDYRVGDMLDESFGEVDHVVAMDSLIHYDSDDIVSMLGTLAARTRRSILFTVAPRTPALTVMHAVGRLIPYREHRAPAIVPVAASGLHARVAASPVLKGWSLTDSQLISSGFYKSQAFRLERV from the coding sequence ATGCACTCAAATACGTATCAACATCGTCGCCAAAAATTGACGACCTACTTTGATCAGACCGCAGCGGACGCCTGGTCGCAGTTAACATCGGATGCGCCGGTGGGTCGCGTTCGTGCGACGGTGCGAGCGGGACGGGATGCGATGCGCGCGCAACTGTTGAGCTGGCTGCCGGCGTCTTTGCAAGGAGTGCGATTACTGGACGCCGGTTGCGGTACCGGCGCGTTAGCCATCGACGCCGCCATGCGCGGTGCACATGTTTTGGCGGTTGATGTGTCCTCGACCCTGGTCGATGTGGCGGCGCGTCGCACGGACGCTCAATTACTCGAGCGCATTGACTACCGCGTAGGCGATATGCTCGATGAGTCGTTTGGCGAGGTTGATCACGTGGTGGCGATGGACTCGTTGATTCACTACGATAGCGATGACATCGTCTCGATGCTGGGCACCTTGGCGGCGCGCACTCGACGTTCTATTTTGTTTACAGTTGCACCGCGCACACCGGCGTTGACGGTGATGCACGCGGTGGGTCGTCTGATACCTTATCGTGAACATCGGGCGCCAGCGATTGTCCCGGTGGCAGCGAGCGGGCTGCACGCGCGCGTTGCCGCTTCCCCGGTATTGAAGGGCTGGTCGCTCACCGACAGCCAACTGATCAGCAGCGGCTTTTATAAGTCACAGGCTTTTCGGCTGGAGCGTGTATGA
- a CDS encoding BCD family MFS transporter has product MTKTRDKAASFWMQVGSGLLPFADAASDSLPLSRLLRLALFQVTVGMAAVLLTGTLNRVMIVELGVPAWFVALMVALPLVVAPFRALIGFRSDIYSSALGWRRVPFIWMGTVLQFGGLAIMPFALIILSGDTQGSMLTAQLAAGLAFLLVGSGMHVTQTAGLALATDLCHEEQRPQVVSLLFVVLLLGMLLGAAVFGWLLHDFNQVRLIKVIQGAAVVTLVLNVVSLWKQEPRDPARNQFAQNTKPSFKDAWRQLNSDARSARLLVAVALGTAGFTMQDILLEPYGGEVLGLSVSSTTALTAILAGGTLIAFALAARLLHRGIDAHRLAAYGALVGVVAFAIVSIVAGLRIPGLFRVGVALIGFGGGLFVVGTLIACMNQAREGGSGLALGAWGAVQATSAGVAMALGGALRDGVGVLAESGALGDALANPATGYCVVYQLEILLLFATLAVLGPLAAHAGRPMDAKASVGLAELPN; this is encoded by the coding sequence ATGACCAAAACGCGCGACAAGGCGGCGAGTTTCTGGATGCAGGTGGGCAGTGGCTTGTTGCCGTTTGCCGATGCGGCCAGTGACTCATTGCCCTTGTCGCGTCTTCTCCGCCTGGCGTTGTTTCAGGTCACGGTCGGCATGGCCGCGGTGCTGCTCACGGGCACATTGAACCGCGTCATGATTGTCGAATTGGGCGTCCCTGCCTGGTTTGTGGCGCTCATGGTCGCGCTGCCGCTTGTGGTTGCACCGTTTCGAGCGCTGATTGGCTTTCGTTCCGATATTTACTCGTCAGCGCTTGGCTGGCGACGCGTACCGTTTATCTGGATGGGTACGGTGTTGCAGTTCGGTGGTTTGGCCATCATGCCGTTCGCGCTCATTATTTTGTCGGGCGATACGCAGGGCTCGATGCTTACCGCGCAATTGGCGGCGGGCTTAGCCTTTTTGCTGGTCGGGTCGGGGATGCATGTGACGCAGACCGCCGGTCTAGCGCTCGCAACCGACCTTTGCCACGAGGAGCAGCGCCCGCAAGTGGTGTCGTTGTTGTTTGTGGTGTTATTGCTCGGCATGCTGCTTGGCGCTGCAGTGTTTGGCTGGTTGTTGCACGATTTCAATCAGGTACGTCTGATCAAAGTCATTCAGGGCGCGGCGGTGGTTACGCTTGTTCTGAACGTCGTGTCGCTATGGAAACAAGAGCCACGCGATCCCGCTCGCAATCAATTTGCACAAAATACGAAGCCCAGTTTTAAAGACGCCTGGCGTCAGCTTAATTCGGATGCTCGCTCCGCTCGTTTGCTTGTTGCCGTGGCGCTTGGCACAGCCGGCTTCACGATGCAGGACATTTTGTTGGAGCCCTATGGTGGTGAGGTGTTGGGCCTCAGCGTCAGTTCCACGACCGCACTCACGGCGATATTAGCCGGCGGCACTTTGATCGCTTTCGCGCTGGCTGCGCGTCTATTGCATAGAGGTATTGATGCGCACCGATTGGCCGCCTATGGCGCATTGGTGGGCGTGGTGGCGTTTGCCATTGTGTCGATCGTTGCAGGGTTGCGTATTCCTGGCCTATTTCGGGTGGGCGTCGCGTTGATCGGATTTGGCGGTGGCCTGTTTGTTGTGGGCACGCTTATCGCGTGCATGAACCAAGCACGTGAAGGTGGCAGCGGATTGGCGCTGGGTGCCTGGGGCGCGGTGCAGGCGACGTCGGCCGGCGTGGCAATGGCGCTGGGCGGTGCATTGCGCGACGGTGTCGGTGTGTTGGCTGAGAGTGGGGCGTTAGGTGATGCACTCGCCAATCCAGCGACCGGTTACTGCGTGGTTTACCAGCTCGAAATTCTTTTACTTTTCGCGACGCTTGCGGTGTTGGGGCCGCTAGCGGCGCATGCGGGTCGGCCAATGGATGCAAAAGCATCGGTTGGTCTGGCCGAGCTTCCCAATTGA
- the puhA gene encoding photosynthetic reaction center subunit H, giving the protein MNESIDLVEILFTLFWLFFFGLVFYLHREGKREGYPLESDRTDRSGGRVKVQGFPAAPPKKSFLAPLGGVVYVPRDEVERPLAAEPAAPYPGAPMVPTGNPMLDGVGPASWSDRADVPDKTLHNENRIVPMRVATDFVVMDRDPDPRGMQVVGADDVVAGTVSDVWVDRAEPLITFFEVDLGSAHNNKHVLLPIGFSKIHAKKRQIKVRSIYASQFADVPGLASPDEITLREEDRIMGYFGGGTLYADAARQEPKL; this is encoded by the coding sequence ATGAACGAGTCGATTGACTTAGTAGAAATTTTATTCACATTGTTCTGGCTGTTCTTTTTCGGCCTGGTGTTTTATTTGCACCGCGAGGGCAAGCGCGAGGGGTACCCACTCGAATCGGATCGAACCGACCGTTCGGGTGGGCGCGTGAAGGTACAAGGTTTTCCTGCCGCGCCCCCTAAGAAGTCGTTTCTTGCGCCCTTAGGCGGTGTGGTTTACGTGCCCCGGGATGAGGTCGAGCGGCCATTAGCCGCTGAACCCGCAGCACCGTATCCGGGCGCGCCGATGGTGCCTACCGGTAACCCGATGCTGGACGGTGTCGGCCCCGCTTCTTGGTCTGATCGGGCGGATGTGCCGGACAAAACTTTGCACAACGAGAATCGCATCGTGCCGATGCGGGTGGCGACCGATTTTGTGGTTATGGACCGCGATCCGGATCCGCGTGGTATGCAGGTTGTGGGTGCCGATGATGTGGTGGCCGGTACGGTTTCCGATGTCTGGGTCGATCGGGCGGAACCGCTCATTACGTTCTTCGAGGTTGACTTGGGCAGTGCCCACAATAACAAGCACGTGTTGCTGCCCATCGGGTTTTCGAAGATTCACGCGAAAAAGCGACAGATCAAAGTACGCTCGATTTACGCATCGCAGTTTGCAGATGTGCCGGGACTGGCTTCACCGGATGAGATCACCCTGCGTGAAGAAGACCGCATCATGGGGTACTTCGGTGGCGGCACATTGTACGCGGATGCGGCACGGCAGGAGCCGAAGTTATGA
- the puhB gene encoding photosynthetic complex putative assembly protein PuhB, with the protein MSEPINDVYATDSEFEPVPGLPEELPEGEHILWQGAPTFRNVAIHQLHLRKLAVYFVLILGLRHLWLASSGHGLMTDLAGTMGLLVAANIALGILLLISYFIARTTLYTITNRRVVMRIGIALPMPLNLPFSALSGADLRLHRDGSGDILLQVADRKRLSYVVLWPHLKMRGLLNVQPALRSLNAPQEAATTLAAAIAETPNALPSSEIDASPVVA; encoded by the coding sequence ATGAGCGAACCCATCAACGACGTGTACGCCACGGATAGCGAGTTTGAGCCGGTGCCAGGATTGCCGGAAGAGCTACCGGAAGGCGAACACATCCTATGGCAGGGTGCGCCAACTTTTCGCAACGTGGCGATCCACCAGCTGCATCTTCGCAAACTGGCGGTCTATTTTGTGTTGATTCTCGGTCTGCGTCACCTGTGGTTGGCCAGCTCCGGCCATGGTTTGATGACGGACCTTGCCGGCACAATGGGTCTGCTGGTTGCGGCGAATATCGCACTGGGCATTTTGCTGCTCATTTCCTATTTCATTGCCCGCACGACGCTCTACACCATTACGAATCGACGCGTGGTAATGCGGATCGGTATTGCGCTGCCGATGCCGCTCAATCTTCCGTTCAGCGCGCTGAGCGGAGCGGATCTGCGATTACACCGAGATGGCAGCGGCGACATCCTACTGCAGGTTGCCGATCGCAAGCGACTCAGTTACGTCGTGCTGTGGCCTCACTTGAAAATGCGAGGCCTGCTCAATGTGCAGCCAGCACTACGTAGCCTCAATGCGCCGCAAGAGGCTGCTACCACGCTCGCTGCGGCCATTGCCGAGACACCCAATGCGTTGCCGTCGTCGGAGATCGACGCGTCGCCGGTCGTTGCGTGA
- the puhC gene encoding photosynthetic complex assembly protein PuhC, with the protein MNRTPMERRFPPIMVGAMITLALIGTGYKSWFDPNGPAVLPETPIEASRALRFEDVSDGRVVVIDAQTDQPIEYLEIGTNGFLRSTLRGLARARAPYGRGAETPFVIERRIDGQILLIDPVTHRFLDLRAFGKINADVFARYLDRDSPSPAVSTEARL; encoded by the coding sequence ATGAACAGAACGCCGATGGAAAGACGCTTCCCGCCAATTATGGTGGGCGCCATGATCACTCTGGCGCTGATCGGTACGGGCTACAAAAGCTGGTTCGATCCCAACGGGCCGGCCGTATTGCCCGAGACCCCCATTGAAGCGTCAAGAGCCCTGCGCTTTGAGGACGTGAGCGATGGCCGTGTGGTTGTAATCGACGCGCAGACCGATCAGCCGATCGAGTATCTTGAGATCGGCACCAACGGCTTTCTACGTTCGACGTTACGTGGCCTAGCACGTGCCCGTGCACCTTATGGCCGCGGCGCCGAGACGCCCTTTGTGATTGAGCGCCGGATCGATGGTCAGATCTTGCTGATCGATCCGGTTACGCATCGCTTTTTGGACTTGCGGGCCTTTGGCAAGATTAATGCCGATGTCTTCGCGCGCTACCTTGATCGCGATAGTCCAAGTCCCGCCGTATCAACGGAGGCGCGACTGTGA
- the puhE gene encoding putative photosynthetic complex assembly protein PuhE, whose protein sequence is MTWFVAIAIAVAMWWLTTVVALYRIGLPASTYSRTYGLATIVLLVGVVAVAFSLRLPTVLGAYLGFTGALLIWSWHELSYYLGFITGPAPRACPPNRSTVERFVHGVRASLHHELAIIATALLLFVMAWRAPNLIAFHTFCVLWLMRWSAKLNIFFGARNVHMEFLPSHLQYLATYMSSRSMNALFPFVMAAAVFVIYQLIRTAQDGSAYLVTTHALLATLLFLAILEHVLLMVKVPDGILWRLGTGSREANST, encoded by the coding sequence ATGACCTGGTTTGTGGCAATTGCCATCGCGGTTGCGATGTGGTGGCTGACGACCGTTGTGGCGCTCTATCGTATCGGTCTGCCCGCGTCCACGTATAGCCGCACCTACGGCCTGGCAACTATCGTACTGCTGGTCGGCGTGGTAGCGGTCGCATTTAGTCTACGACTCCCGACCGTCCTAGGGGCGTATCTGGGCTTTACCGGCGCCCTATTGATTTGGAGCTGGCACGAGCTTAGTTACTACTTGGGTTTCATCACCGGCCCAGCACCTCGTGCTTGCCCTCCCAATCGTTCAACTGTTGAGCGCTTCGTCCATGGCGTAAGAGCGAGTTTGCATCATGAGCTTGCCATCATCGCCACCGCGCTATTGTTGTTTGTGATGGCGTGGCGCGCACCAAACCTCATCGCTTTCCATACGTTTTGTGTGCTGTGGCTCATGCGCTGGAGTGCCAAGCTGAATATTTTCTTTGGTGCCCGCAATGTGCACATGGAGTTTCTGCCGAGTCACCTGCAATACCTTGCGACGTATATGTCCTCCCGATCAATGAATGCGCTGTTTCCGTTTGTTATGGCGGCAGCCGTGTTTGTCATTTACCAGCTTATCCGCACGGCACAAGACGGCTCGGCCTATCTGGTAACGACCCATGCACTGCTCGCCACGCTGCTCTTTCTGGCGATTCTCGAGCACGTTTTGCTGATGGTGAAAGTACCCGACGGCATTCTCTGGCGACTCGGCACCGGGTCCCGTGAGGCGAACTCCACGTGA
- the bchI gene encoding magnesium chelatase ATPase subunit I — protein MSKGMDSFPFSAIVGQDDMKQALLISAIDPGIGGVLAFGDRGTGKSTAVRALAALLPKIRVVKDCVYGAEPLSGRCTCEACAAFDPGKPRLSRLVPTPVVDLPLGVTEDRVMGALDLERALAHGEKAFEPGLLARANRGFLYIDEVNLLEDHIVDLLLDVAASGENLVEREGLSVRHPARFVLIGSGNPEEGELRPQLLDRFGLSVEITTPVEIDQRVDIIRRRAEYESNPEVFRKKWSRKEGAVRRKVSQGRAQLEQVKTGDQMLTRAAELCVALNTDGLRGELTLIRAARALAALKGDKQVDVHHLRAVAVPALTHRLRRAPLDEAGAAVRIERAVSEVLGDD, from the coding sequence ATGTCCAAAGGCATGGACAGCTTTCCTTTTTCTGCCATCGTCGGACAGGACGACATGAAACAGGCACTGCTGATCAGTGCCATTGACCCAGGTATTGGTGGCGTGTTGGCGTTTGGCGATCGCGGTACCGGCAAGTCCACGGCGGTGCGCGCTTTGGCGGCGCTGTTGCCGAAAATCCGCGTGGTGAAAGATTGCGTCTATGGTGCTGAACCGCTGTCGGGTCGTTGCACCTGCGAGGCGTGTGCCGCGTTTGATCCGGGCAAGCCGCGTCTATCGCGACTTGTGCCGACACCTGTGGTCGATCTACCGCTGGGTGTTACCGAAGATCGCGTCATGGGTGCGCTCGATTTAGAACGAGCGCTGGCGCATGGCGAAAAAGCGTTTGAACCGGGGTTGCTGGCTCGCGCAAACCGGGGGTTTTTGTACATCGACGAGGTGAACCTGCTGGAGGACCACATTGTTGATCTGTTGCTTGATGTAGCGGCATCGGGTGAAAACCTTGTCGAGCGGGAAGGATTGAGTGTGCGACATCCGGCTCGATTCGTACTGATTGGAAGCGGTAATCCCGAGGAAGGCGAGCTGCGTCCACAGCTGCTCGACCGGTTTGGTTTGTCGGTGGAAATCACGACTCCGGTTGAAATCGATCAACGAGTAGACATTATTCGGCGGCGCGCGGAGTACGAATCCAATCCCGAAGTGTTCCGCAAGAAATGGTCGCGCAAAGAGGGCGCCGTGCGGCGCAAGGTCAGTCAAGGTCGTGCGCAGCTTGAACAGGTGAAAACGGGCGATCAGATGCTGACACGCGCTGCGGAGTTGTGCGTGGCGCTCAACACGGATGGTTTGCGGGGCGAGCTCACTCTCATTCGCGCCGCTCGCGCGCTTGCGGCACTAAAAGGAGACAAGCAGGTCGACGTTCATCACTTGCGAGCGGTTGCCGTACCGGCGCTCACCCACCGATTACGCCGAGCCCCGCTCGATGAAGCGGGTGCCGCGGTGCGCATCGAGCGCGCAGTGTCGGAGGTGCTAGGCGATGACTGA